The proteins below are encoded in one region of Candidatus Amarolinea dominans:
- a CDS encoding ATP-binding protein, producing the protein MFINRHAELINLETHYRSGRAELFVLYGRRRVGKTELVRHFCADKPHIFFIATLSADNDQLASFSQEIWRFTHANISDGFTFPSWEAAFRALADLPGRPVVVLDEFTYLISGNKTIPSILQKVWDELLRNTQVFLILCGSYVGMMEREILGYQAPLYGRRTGSYLLPALELPAAAVFLPAYTPIQQIEAWAVLGGMPYYLATFSDQADIFANIRARILDSQGMLRREPQMLLMEELREPRNYFSILRALAQGSTRLNEISQGARVGDATTTARYLNILQDLRVVNRNVPATESRPDKNKRGLYQITDAFLRFWFRYVHPNQGSLDLGLADAVLAQRVRPTFDQFVSYAFEEAARAYVARLARAGQLAFLPERIGSWWDSTGEVDVVAVSEADGALLLGECKWSVNPVGTDILDDLQRKARLVDPQGRWPAVSYALFAKSGFTPALLARAADENVRLVAAEALVTDDPGS; encoded by the coding sequence ATGTTCATCAACCGCCATGCCGAACTGATTAATCTGGAAACGCATTACCGTTCCGGACGCGCCGAGTTGTTCGTTCTCTACGGCCGGCGACGGGTGGGCAAGACCGAGCTTGTGCGCCATTTCTGCGCAGACAAGCCCCATATTTTCTTCATTGCCACCCTCAGCGCCGATAACGATCAGCTCGCTTCCTTCTCCCAGGAGATTTGGCGTTTCACGCACGCCAATATCTCCGATGGCTTCACCTTTCCCTCGTGGGAGGCGGCTTTCCGCGCCCTGGCGGACCTGCCCGGTCGCCCTGTGGTCGTGCTGGACGAGTTCACTTATCTGATTAGCGGCAACAAGACCATTCCCTCGATTTTGCAGAAGGTGTGGGATGAGCTGTTGCGCAACACCCAGGTTTTTTTGATCCTGTGCGGCTCTTACGTGGGCATGATGGAACGGGAGATTCTGGGCTACCAGGCGCCGCTGTACGGTCGTCGAACTGGCAGTTATCTTCTGCCAGCACTGGAATTACCGGCCGCGGCCGTTTTTCTCCCCGCCTACACCCCCATCCAGCAGATCGAGGCTTGGGCGGTCTTGGGCGGCATGCCCTATTACCTGGCCACCTTCTCGGATCAGGCAGACATCTTCGCCAATATCCGCGCTCGCATCCTCGATAGCCAGGGGATGCTGCGTCGCGAACCGCAGATGCTGCTCATGGAGGAACTGCGGGAGCCCCGCAATTACTTTTCGATCCTGCGCGCGCTGGCACAAGGATCCACGCGACTGAACGAGATCAGCCAGGGGGCGCGCGTGGGCGACGCAACCACGACAGCGCGTTACCTGAATATCCTGCAAGATCTGCGTGTGGTAAACCGCAATGTGCCTGCCACCGAGAGTCGGCCCGACAAGAACAAACGCGGCCTTTACCAGATCACCGATGCCTTCCTACGCTTTTGGTTTCGCTACGTGCATCCCAACCAGGGATCGCTTGACCTGGGCCTGGCGGACGCGGTGCTGGCGCAGCGCGTGCGGCCGACCTTCGATCAGTTCGTCAGTTATGCCTTCGAAGAAGCGGCGCGGGCTTACGTCGCGCGCCTGGCGCGTGCGGGGCAACTGGCCTTCTTGCCCGAGCGGATCGGCTCTTGGTGGGACAGCACGGGCGAGGTGGATGTTGTCGCGGTCAGCGAGGCAGACGGCGCGCTGCTGCTGGGCGAGTGCAAGTGGTCGGTCAACCCCGTGGGGACGGACATCCTGGACGATCTACAACGCAAGGCGCGCCTGGTTGATCCCCAGGGCCGCTGGCCGGCCGTTTCCTACGCGCTGTTTGCCAAGTCCGGTTTCACGCCCGCCCTGCTCGCCCGCGCCGCGGACGAGAATGTGCGCCTGGTTGCGGCGGAGGCGCTGGTAACGGATGATCCTGGAAGCTGA
- a CDS encoding HAD family hydrolase — protein sequence MSLPTRAEAWALVCEWVKADSLRKHMLAVEAALRAYAAKYGEDEDLWGITGLVHDLDFERFPNMDDQTAGHPRTELRLFRALDWPPELIHAVEAHATYLGVPSVSRLDKALLAVDELTGLIMAVGYVRPSKSLADVEVRSVRKKWKDKAFTAAISRQEIEHYTAELGEPLDEHIQTVLSALQGIAADLGLG from the coding sequence ATGTCATTACCGACCCGAGCCGAAGCCTGGGCGCTGGTGTGCGAATGGGTGAAGGCCGACAGCCTGCGCAAGCACATGCTGGCGGTGGAAGCGGCGCTGCGTGCGTACGCGGCCAAATACGGCGAAGACGAGGACTTGTGGGGCATCACCGGCCTGGTGCATGACCTGGACTTCGAGCGCTTCCCCAACATGGATGACCAGACCGCTGGGCATCCGCGCACCGAGCTGCGCCTCTTTCGCGCCCTGGACTGGCCGCCGGAGCTGATCCATGCCGTGGAAGCGCATGCCACCTACCTGGGCGTCCCGTCCGTCAGCCGCCTGGACAAAGCCCTGCTGGCCGTAGACGAGCTGACCGGCCTCATCATGGCCGTAGGCTACGTGCGCCCCAGCAAGAGCCTGGCCGATGTCGAGGTGCGGTCGGTCAGGAAGAAGTGGAAGGACAAAGCCTTTACCGCGGCCATCAGCCGCCAGGAGATCGAGCACTACACCGCCGAGCTGGGCGAACCGCTGGATGAACACATCCAGACCGTGCTCAGCGCGCTGCAAGGCATTGCAGCAGACCTGGGATTGGGCTAA
- a CDS encoding CHAT domain-containing protein: MPTLPNSITLNKLLQKLTAQDIDIILLEQDFQGVRDSAGPNLHSLRLKLIEFAEKRVKVPRLLELIYDLNSTGYLEIMGVPPPGRSTGSTSSSGQGGNASPGPTPPPPPTPASVRRITYHDFDLRIRRGAAAGQYSVETSSELGGQAEADVTFDPADVDFTRLLNRFGILRGFSAEAPVDASATRTPGPVRPSQPPAEKDLTLLGYRLQQLAFPTAVYNRLLTAQGKLGDDDSLRIRLRLDPPELAALPWELLTDAAPGVAPEFWGLNLQRSIVRFPPVGRTATAVASPTPLRILLAVAGPTDQRTLKTADEIALVRSALAPLGNRIELVEIDHVQVSDLLPRLRETFHILHFIGHGLFDVSSSTGNLILENEDHLSDPVDAKTLGQLLAGSTMRLVFLNACETSQTANSTDAYGIADVLVKAGVPAVVAMQTAVRDDYATLFARHFYSGMAQGLPLDDCVGEGRRGVFVKAGFGSFDWAIPVLTTRVSDGRLFK, encoded by the coding sequence ATGCCTACGCTGCCCAATTCAATCACCTTGAACAAACTGCTGCAAAAATTGACGGCGCAGGATATTGACATCATCCTGTTGGAACAGGACTTCCAGGGTGTGCGCGACAGCGCAGGGCCGAACTTGCATAGCCTGCGCCTCAAATTGATCGAATTCGCCGAAAAGCGCGTGAAAGTGCCTCGCCTCCTCGAACTGATCTATGACCTGAACTCGACCGGCTATCTTGAAATCATGGGCGTCCCGCCGCCAGGGCGTTCCACCGGCTCGACGTCATCCTCCGGGCAAGGCGGCAATGCGTCACCCGGCCCGACCCCCCCGCCTCCTCCCACCCCCGCGTCCGTCCGCCGCATCACCTATCACGACTTCGACCTACGCATCCGCCGCGGCGCTGCCGCCGGCCAGTACAGCGTTGAAACCAGCAGCGAGCTGGGCGGCCAGGCCGAGGCCGATGTGACCTTCGACCCGGCCGACGTGGATTTCACGCGCCTGCTCAACCGTTTCGGCATCCTGCGCGGCTTTTCCGCGGAAGCGCCTGTGGACGCATCCGCCACGCGCACCCCCGGCCCGGTGCGCCCCAGCCAGCCGCCGGCCGAGAAGGACCTGACCCTGCTCGGCTACCGTTTGCAGCAGTTGGCCTTTCCAACGGCCGTCTACAATCGCCTGCTGACCGCGCAGGGCAAATTGGGCGACGATGACAGCCTGCGCATCCGCCTGCGCCTCGATCCGCCTGAACTGGCGGCGTTGCCCTGGGAACTGCTGACCGACGCCGCGCCTGGCGTTGCGCCTGAATTCTGGGGGTTGAACCTCCAACGGTCCATTGTGCGCTTCCCGCCCGTGGGCAGGACCGCCACGGCCGTGGCCTCGCCCACGCCGCTGCGCATCCTGCTGGCCGTGGCCGGGCCGACCGACCAGCGCACGCTCAAGACGGCCGACGAGATCGCGCTCGTGCGCAGCGCGCTGGCGCCCCTGGGCAACCGCATCGAACTGGTCGAGATAGATCACGTCCAGGTCAGCGACCTGCTGCCCCGCCTGCGCGAGACCTTCCACATCCTGCACTTCATCGGCCACGGCCTCTTCGATGTGTCCAGCAGCACAGGTAATCTCATCCTGGAAAACGAAGACCACCTGAGCGACCCGGTTGACGCCAAAACCCTGGGTCAGTTGCTGGCGGGCAGCACCATGCGCCTGGTGTTCCTCAACGCCTGTGAAACCAGCCAGACCGCCAACAGCACAGACGCCTACGGCATTGCCGATGTCCTGGTCAAGGCGGGGGTGCCGGCCGTGGTCGCCATGCAGACGGCCGTGCGCGACGATTACGCGACCCTGTTCGCCAGGCATTTCTACAGCGGGATGGCACAGGGTTTGCCGCTGGACGACTGCGTGGGGGAGGGCCGGCGCGGGGTGTTTGTCAAAGCCGGCTTCGGCAGCTTCGATTGGGCCATTCCGGTGCTGACCACACGCGTTTCCGATGGACGCCTGTTCAAATGA